In one window of Microbacterium natoriense DNA:
- a CDS encoding carboxypeptidase-like regulatory domain-containing protein produces MLSRRTKKSALLKMLLAGAASAALALTGAVSAAAEDAPTATITGQVTREDGGAPVENVGVFVTPTAGGFSYNGYTDATGAYSVVGLPAGEYTVRFAPDAAGGGLLSEFWDDAPDWFAAKKLTLSGGETVADIDAALEVGGAVSGRVTRADDGSPIAGAPVNVMKAGNLGSGGMRWTGPDGTFLIDGLRPGDYVVQYSAPMGSTLAGEYWEDAVHALDSTLVSVTPGQTTAGIDAELAESATISGHVSRADGSALTGTVTVSGAHGPVAIVPIESDGGYQAQVSAGSYILHFEADGASVVSEYWNDASLESDATPVVVAPGQHLEGVDAELALNGYTAIRGSVSSGGEPVTEGLVEAWADGLIVGMGYVDDAGEYELTLPPGTYQLLAWGNEYDPIYARQYYLDAKTASEATAVALGGDSDVLGIDFELSIGGDIQGSVTATGELPAEGAEVTAYLFSGGEWRVAAVAMADGEYRFGYGMPAPASVGGPLPAGSYKIGVEADGYCETFNGGAGSLEDAEPIEMNEGQVLAGIDVTLTTDCAAPKPRISVAAGSVSAGGEIAVTGKNFAPGETVAFELHSDPIALGSLVADSDGRLSGSLRIPATAPAGSHTLVAVGAQSAIEASVALQVTAATGAGTGSGSATTPPVRGAAATGLASTGAELPGGILIAGLFLALCGGVLLRRRVTKA; encoded by the coding sequence ATGCTGTCACGACGGACCAAGAAGAGCGCGCTGCTGAAGATGCTGCTCGCCGGAGCGGCCTCTGCGGCCCTGGCTCTGACGGGAGCGGTGTCGGCCGCAGCCGAAGACGCGCCCACCGCGACGATCACGGGGCAGGTCACACGGGAAGACGGCGGAGCGCCGGTCGAGAACGTGGGCGTGTTCGTCACGCCCACCGCCGGCGGGTTCTCCTACAACGGGTACACGGATGCGACCGGCGCCTACAGCGTGGTGGGGTTGCCGGCGGGCGAATACACAGTGAGATTCGCACCCGACGCCGCAGGCGGCGGTCTGCTCTCCGAGTTCTGGGATGACGCCCCGGACTGGTTCGCGGCAAAGAAGCTGACGTTGTCCGGCGGCGAGACGGTCGCAGACATCGACGCCGCCTTGGAAGTCGGAGGCGCTGTCTCCGGGAGGGTGACCCGTGCGGACGATGGTTCGCCGATCGCGGGGGCGCCGGTGAATGTGATGAAGGCAGGCAATCTGGGCTCTGGCGGGATGAGGTGGACCGGCCCTGATGGAACCTTTCTGATCGACGGGTTGCGTCCTGGCGATTACGTGGTCCAGTACAGTGCGCCGATGGGAAGCACGCTTGCGGGCGAGTACTGGGAGGATGCAGTCCACGCTCTCGACTCGACCCTGGTCTCCGTCACGCCGGGTCAGACGACCGCCGGCATCGACGCCGAGCTCGCGGAGTCGGCAACGATCAGCGGGCACGTGAGCCGCGCCGATGGTTCAGCGCTTACCGGAACAGTGACGGTTTCGGGCGCACACGGACCGGTGGCGATCGTGCCCATCGAATCGGATGGTGGATACCAGGCCCAGGTAAGCGCCGGAAGCTACATTCTGCACTTCGAGGCCGACGGGGCCAGCGTCGTGTCCGAGTATTGGAACGATGCTTCACTCGAGTCCGATGCGACGCCCGTCGTCGTCGCCCCCGGGCAGCATCTCGAGGGAGTCGATGCTGAACTCGCTCTCAACGGGTACACCGCGATTCGCGGGTCGGTGTCCTCGGGCGGTGAACCCGTCACAGAGGGACTCGTCGAAGCCTGGGCCGACGGGCTTATCGTCGGAATGGGTTACGTCGACGACGCCGGGGAGTACGAGCTGACACTTCCGCCCGGCACATACCAACTGCTCGCCTGGGGCAACGAGTACGACCCCATCTACGCGCGGCAGTACTACCTCGACGCGAAGACCGCATCCGAAGCAACCGCGGTCGCGCTCGGGGGTGATTCTGACGTGTTGGGCATAGATTTCGAGCTCTCGATCGGCGGCGACATTCAAGGATCGGTCACGGCGACGGGAGAACTCCCCGCTGAGGGCGCCGAGGTCACGGCTTACCTGTTCAGCGGCGGTGAATGGCGTGTCGCGGCGGTGGCCATGGCCGATGGAGAGTACCGATTCGGCTATGGGATGCCCGCCCCTGCATCTGTCGGAGGCCCGCTGCCAGCCGGCTCGTACAAGATCGGTGTGGAAGCAGACGGGTACTGCGAGACCTTCAATGGTGGTGCAGGTTCGCTTGAAGATGCTGAGCCGATCGAAATGAACGAAGGGCAGGTTCTGGCAGGCATCGACGTGACCCTCACGACCGACTGCGCTGCTCCGAAGCCCCGCATCTCTGTCGCCGCCGGTTCGGTGAGCGCCGGAGGGGAGATCGCCGTGACCGGAAAGAACTTCGCACCCGGTGAGACGGTCGCGTTCGAACTGCACTCCGACCCGATCGCCCTCGGCTCCCTCGTCGCCGACAGTGATGGACGTCTGAGCGGCTCCCTCCGCATCCCGGCAACGGCACCGGCGGGTTCGCACACTCTCGTCGCCGTCGGCGCGCAGTCGGCCATCGAGGCGAGTGTCGCCCTGCAGGTCACCGCGGCGACGGGTGCAGGCACCGGTAGCGGATCCGCGACCACTCCGCCCGTGCGCGGTGCCGCAGCCACCGGTCTCGCGAGCACCGGTGCCGAGCTGCCGGGTGGCATCCTGATCGCTGGACTCTTCCTCGCTCTGTGCGGCGGGGTCTTGCTGCGCCGTCGGGTGACGAAGGCCTGA
- a CDS encoding DUF6984 family protein: protein MRWFPKGLGRNSPPKGFRGIREEESRLLLRFVARDFPGNAELHDQLRSVTVADIDADGSLRLSTRGAARADVPRRIPVEASYLDRDGVRVHLLLHVVDGHLDEFEVFREDSKPVINRPVDQTDLEFE from the coding sequence ATGCGCTGGTTCCCTAAGGGTTTGGGCCGGAACTCCCCGCCCAAAGGCTTCCGCGGTATACGCGAAGAAGAGTCGCGCTTGCTCCTGCGCTTCGTCGCGAGGGACTTCCCGGGGAACGCCGAACTCCACGACCAGCTCCGGAGCGTCACAGTCGCGGATATCGACGCCGACGGCAGTCTCCGGCTCTCGACGCGAGGGGCCGCTCGCGCTGACGTGCCTCGACGGATACCCGTCGAGGCGAGTTATCTAGATCGAGACGGTGTGCGGGTCCACCTCCTCTTGCACGTCGTCGACGGCCATCTTGACGAGTTCGAGGTCTTTCGCGAGGATTCGAAGCCGGTGATCAACAGGCCGGTCGACCAGACCGACCTGGAGTTCGAGTAG
- a CDS encoding DUF916 domain-containing protein, translating into MNIPSLARRAGVTAALLALAALFAAPAANAAVDDVTWTVRTESNSFGADRAGYEYTLSPGETITDGIVVTNRGAEPLDLGVYAADGFTTEDGGFDLLPAGEKSAKLGTWVTVDGGGVVSVAPGASAMVPFTIAVPANATPGDYGAGIVTSLATADQNAEGVTVDRRLGIRMGVRVDGELAPALAVDDVSVDWGGGLNPFSGDVDVAFTLKNTGNTTIGSVAGVTLAGPFGLLATDAADVGDAPELLPGETWTQKVTVPGFAALVLLTATATVIPASTDAAGTTASLAPVVASGTGWAVPWLLLALILLVVAAIVFVPRMLRARAATRQAREDARVEEAVAAALAK; encoded by the coding sequence ATGAACATCCCCTCCCTCGCCCGCCGTGCGGGCGTCACTGCGGCTCTTCTCGCGCTGGCCGCCCTGTTCGCCGCGCCCGCGGCGAATGCCGCGGTCGACGACGTCACCTGGACGGTCCGCACCGAATCGAACAGCTTCGGCGCCGATCGCGCGGGCTACGAGTACACGCTCAGCCCCGGCGAGACGATCACCGACGGCATCGTCGTGACGAACCGGGGTGCCGAACCGCTCGACCTGGGCGTGTACGCGGCCGACGGCTTCACGACCGAGGACGGCGGGTTTGATCTGCTGCCCGCAGGCGAGAAGTCGGCGAAGCTCGGCACCTGGGTCACTGTCGACGGCGGGGGAGTGGTCTCCGTCGCCCCGGGGGCGTCGGCCATGGTGCCGTTCACGATCGCGGTTCCGGCGAACGCCACGCCCGGCGACTACGGCGCGGGAATCGTGACCTCTCTCGCGACCGCCGACCAGAACGCCGAGGGTGTCACGGTCGATCGGCGTCTCGGCATCCGCATGGGCGTGCGCGTCGACGGAGAGCTCGCTCCCGCGCTCGCGGTCGACGACGTGAGCGTCGACTGGGGCGGCGGCCTCAATCCGTTCTCAGGCGATGTCGACGTCGCCTTCACGCTCAAGAACACCGGCAACACGACGATCGGCTCGGTCGCCGGAGTCACCCTGGCGGGGCCCTTCGGCCTGCTGGCGACCGATGCCGCCGACGTCGGCGATGCTCCCGAACTGCTCCCCGGCGAGACCTGGACGCAGAAGGTCACGGTGCCCGGATTCGCCGCTCTCGTCCTCTTGACGGCGACCGCGACCGTGATCCCGGCGTCCACGGACGCCGCGGGCACGACGGCCTCGCTTGCTCCCGTCGTCGCGAGCGGCACGGGGTGGGCTGTGCCGTGGCTGTTGCTCGCGCTGATCCTCCTCGTGGTCGCGGCGATCGTCTTCGTGCCGCGGATGCTGCGCGCAAGAGCCGCTACGCGGCAGGCGCGTGAGGACGCCCGGGTCGAGGAGGCGGTGGCGGCGGCGCTCGCGAAGTAG
- a CDS encoding Cof-type HAD-IIB family hydrolase, with product MTLRLIATDLDGTLLDSTGTVTSRTRRALDAARARGIHVVPVTARQPIGLRAIAAEAGFDGWALCGNGAYATNLVDGRMLFAEELPPETIRTLAQALRASIPGLLFASVREGGETFVAEDGYAEIADYSDHKRHPQTMGGVPLDQVLAAPTLKLVIRHPELSPGVLFEALRDLGLVGFEATLSGAPFVEVMAEGVTKATGLARLCEHLDVSQSDVVAFGDALNDVEMLRWAGHGVAMAEAEDVVRDAADEVAASNDDDGVARVIERMLG from the coding sequence ATGACTCTCCGCCTGATCGCGACCGACCTCGATGGAACGCTCCTCGACTCCACCGGCACGGTGACTTCGCGCACGCGCCGGGCGCTCGATGCAGCCAGAGCTCGCGGCATCCACGTCGTGCCCGTGACCGCCCGCCAGCCGATCGGCCTGCGCGCGATCGCCGCCGAGGCGGGCTTCGACGGCTGGGCGCTGTGCGGCAACGGCGCGTACGCGACGAATCTCGTTGACGGGCGGATGCTGTTCGCCGAAGAGTTGCCGCCCGAGACGATCCGCACGCTGGCCCAGGCGCTGCGCGCCAGCATCCCGGGCCTGCTCTTCGCGAGCGTGCGCGAGGGCGGAGAGACCTTCGTCGCCGAGGACGGGTACGCCGAGATCGCCGACTATTCCGACCACAAGCGCCACCCGCAGACCATGGGCGGAGTGCCGCTCGATCAGGTGCTGGCGGCGCCGACTCTCAAGCTCGTGATCCGGCATCCCGAGCTCTCGCCCGGTGTCCTCTTCGAGGCCCTGCGCGATCTCGGCCTGGTCGGCTTCGAGGCCACGCTGTCTGGCGCCCCGTTCGTCGAGGTGATGGCCGAGGGCGTGACCAAGGCCACCGGCCTCGCCCGGCTCTGCGAGCACCTCGACGTCTCGCAGTCCGACGTCGTCGCCTTCGGCGATGCGCTCAACGACGTCGAGATGCTCCGATGGGCAGGCCACGGGGTCGCGATGGCCGAAGCCGAAGACGTCGTGCGCGACGCGGCTGACGAGGTCGCCGCCTCGAACGACGACGATGGCGTGGCGCGCGTCATCGAGCGGATGCTGGGCTGA
- a CDS encoding dihydrofolate reductase family protein, producing the protein MTGRIIIDLFTTLDGVAQAPGGPEEDTSGGFPYGGWQAGYPSEAVMRSVTAGMDTLDALLLGRRTYDIFAGYWPQHTTGPEGFIGQLFDRVPKYVASRDAGIELGWQGSSRVGDDLASEIAELREKHQDVHVIGSVDFVQTLLAEQLYDELQLWVYPVVLGQGRKVFPDGAAPASMRLLQAESGDGGTLLLRYAPVSGEVRTGTM; encoded by the coding sequence ATGACCGGACGCATCATCATCGACCTGTTCACCACTCTCGACGGCGTCGCGCAGGCCCCCGGCGGGCCTGAGGAGGACACCAGCGGCGGCTTCCCGTACGGCGGCTGGCAGGCGGGCTATCCGAGCGAGGCGGTCATGCGCAGCGTGACCGCGGGTATGGACACCCTCGACGCCCTGCTGCTCGGTCGCCGAACCTACGACATCTTCGCCGGGTACTGGCCGCAGCACACCACCGGGCCTGAGGGGTTCATCGGGCAGCTGTTCGATCGGGTGCCGAAGTACGTCGCGTCGAGGGATGCCGGGATCGAGCTCGGCTGGCAGGGCAGTTCGCGCGTCGGCGACGACCTGGCATCAGAGATCGCCGAGCTGCGCGAGAAGCACCAGGATGTGCACGTGATCGGCAGCGTCGACTTCGTGCAGACTCTGCTCGCCGAGCAGCTCTACGACGAGTTGCAGCTGTGGGTGTACCCGGTGGTGCTCGGTCAGGGCCGCAAGGTCTTTCCCGACGGAGCGGCTCCGGCGAGCATGAGGCTGCTGCAGGCTGAATCAGGTGACGGCGGCACACTGCTGCTGCGGTACGCGCCGGTGTCTGGTGAGGTGCGCACCGGGACGATGTAG
- a CDS encoding exodeoxyribonuclease III, giving the protein MRLATWNVNSIRTRVTRTVEFAVREDVDVLAMQEIKCKPEQFPYGPFEEAGYHVEVHGLNQWNGVAIASRLPITDVQTSFAGMPGFAKGHEGPDAPLEARALGVMVDGVRVWSLYVPNGRSLDDPHLAYKLHWLEELKKSTAAELSANPELPLALVGDFNIIPFDDDNGDPDIVVGRSTHVSPQERAAFFALADAGVSDVVRPLLPEGYTYWDYQRLKFPRNEGIRIDFVLGSKALADAVTGASIHRNERKGEQPSDHVPVVVDLDFGSSEEDDDLPMIFS; this is encoded by the coding sequence ATGCGCTTGGCCACCTGGAACGTCAACTCCATCCGCACCCGCGTCACCCGCACCGTCGAGTTCGCCGTTCGTGAAGACGTCGACGTGCTGGCGATGCAGGAGATCAAGTGCAAGCCCGAGCAGTTCCCGTATGGGCCGTTCGAAGAGGCCGGGTACCACGTCGAGGTGCACGGCCTGAACCAGTGGAACGGCGTCGCGATCGCGAGCCGGCTGCCGATCACCGATGTGCAGACCTCGTTCGCGGGCATGCCCGGTTTCGCGAAGGGCCATGAGGGGCCGGATGCTCCGCTCGAAGCCCGTGCGCTCGGTGTGATGGTCGACGGCGTGCGGGTGTGGAGCCTGTACGTGCCCAACGGCCGCTCGCTCGACGACCCGCACCTCGCCTACAAGCTGCACTGGCTCGAAGAGCTGAAGAAGTCCACGGCCGCCGAGCTCTCTGCGAACCCCGAGCTTCCGCTCGCGCTGGTCGGCGACTTCAACATCATCCCGTTCGACGACGACAACGGCGACCCCGACATCGTCGTCGGCCGCTCGACGCACGTATCGCCGCAGGAGCGCGCCGCGTTCTTCGCGCTGGCGGATGCCGGTGTCAGCGACGTCGTGCGCCCGCTGCTCCCCGAGGGGTACACCTACTGGGACTACCAGCGTCTGAAGTTCCCCCGCAACGAGGGAATTCGCATCGACTTCGTCCTGGGCTCGAAGGCCCTGGCGGATGCGGTGACGGGTGCCTCGATCCACCGGAACGAGCGCAAGGGCGAGCAGCCCAGCGACCACGTGCCGGTTGTCGTCGACCTCGACTTCGGCAGCTCCGAAGAAGACGACGACCTGCCGATGATCTTCTCCTGA
- a CDS encoding winged helix-turn-helix transcriptional regulator, with amino-acid sequence MAARSYGQYCGVTTAVELVGERWAMLIVRDLLVGPRRYTDLKLGLPRIPTNILSTRLKELQEGGVVRRVPLHNCGLVYELTDYGRALEPIILALGRWGFQTMGDPDEGDVVTPDSLTMALRTAFQADAAADAEYELHVGDVALRASVRAGSLSVAQLAPPAPPVGGRLPEGEADAVIVAGPGIRRLIAGELTPAEAVEQDVLAVVRGDVSWLDSFARSFHIAPLAELTKETAS; translated from the coding sequence GTGGCCGCGCGCAGTTACGGCCAGTACTGCGGGGTGACCACAGCCGTCGAGCTGGTCGGGGAGCGGTGGGCGATGCTCATCGTGCGCGATCTGCTCGTCGGCCCCCGCCGCTACACCGACCTGAAGCTGGGCCTGCCGCGCATTCCGACCAACATCCTCTCGACACGGCTCAAAGAGCTGCAGGAGGGCGGGGTCGTCCGACGGGTCCCGCTGCACAACTGCGGACTCGTCTACGAGCTCACCGACTACGGTCGTGCGCTCGAGCCGATCATCCTCGCTCTCGGTCGGTGGGGTTTCCAGACGATGGGCGACCCCGACGAGGGCGATGTCGTCACGCCCGATTCCCTGACGATGGCGCTGCGGACGGCGTTCCAGGCGGATGCCGCCGCGGACGCCGAGTACGAGCTGCACGTAGGTGACGTGGCGCTGCGCGCCTCGGTGCGCGCAGGCTCGCTATCGGTGGCGCAGCTGGCTCCACCGGCGCCGCCGGTCGGCGGCCGGCTCCCCGAAGGAGAAGCGGATGCCGTCATCGTGGCCGGCCCAGGCATCCGCCGTCTGATCGCGGGGGAGCTCACCCCTGCCGAAGCCGTCGAGCAGGACGTTCTCGCAGTGGTGCGCGGCGATGTCTCGTGGCTCGACTCCTTCGCCCGCAGTTTTCACATCGCACCGCTCGCCGAACTCACGAAGGAGACAGCATCATGA
- a CDS encoding VOC family protein, translating to MTKVFVNLPTSDLERSKAFYTAIGCEINPLFTDENAACVVWSDDIYFMVLKPEFFATFTDKPIADPNQVVQVSVSFTQDSREDVDAIVEKALAAGGSEPKPAQDYGFMYSRDIDDPDGNSLGFLYMTPEAAENGPEHVAESA from the coding sequence ATGACCAAGGTCTTCGTCAACCTGCCCACCTCCGACCTCGAGCGCAGCAAGGCGTTCTACACGGCCATCGGATGCGAGATCAATCCGCTGTTCACCGACGAGAACGCCGCGTGCGTCGTGTGGAGCGACGACATCTACTTCATGGTGCTGAAGCCGGAGTTCTTCGCGACCTTCACCGACAAGCCGATCGCCGACCCGAACCAGGTCGTGCAGGTCTCGGTGTCGTTCACGCAGGACTCTCGTGAAGACGTCGACGCGATCGTCGAGAAGGCACTCGCCGCGGGCGGCAGCGAGCCCAAGCCCGCGCAGGACTACGGCTTCATGTACTCGCGCGACATCGACGACCCCGACGGCAACTCGCTCGGCTTCCTCTACATGACCCCCGAGGCTGCGGAGAACGGCCCCGAGCACGTCGCCGAATCGGCCTGA
- a CDS encoding malate synthase G, producing MTSYLSRADLSVAEPIAEFAESALADAGRDADAFWAGASALIHDLVPRNAALLRRRDELQQRIDDFHRAHPGVPDKDAYRALLTEIGYLVPEPEQVAVTTENVDAELATMAGPQLVVPLLNARFAINAANARWGSLYDALYGTDAISQQGELAPGTEFNYTRAAEVVAWGREFLDEIAPLDEGSHSDATAYRVDADGLVVDTAGGEHRLRDASGFVGFAGETDAPTAVLLVHNGLHAEIVIDRSGRIGTTDAAGVQDIILESAVTAILDLEDSVAAVDGDDKALGYRNWRGFMDGTLSETVTKGGRTFTRTLAADRTYNRADGSEVTLPGRALLFVRNVGHLMRTDAVLDRDGEPIFEGILDAIMTALGTLPELEGPNAGRNSRTGSMYIVKPKMHGPEEVAFAAELFDRVEQLLGLPGRTMKVGIMDEERRTSANLAAAIAAASDRVVFINTGFLDRTGDEIHTSLHAGPFLPKAAIKQQPFMKAYEDRNVAIGVACGLDGHAQIGKGMWAEPDLMHDMLQKKIAHPQSGASTAWVPSPTAATLHALHYHQVDPFAVRATLAPVGDSALDALLVPPLAGEGDLTPEIVAEEIDNNAQSILGYVVRWIDQGIGVSKVPDINGVGLMEDRATLRISSQLLANWLQHGVITLDQVDESLRRLAVVVDEQNAGDPNYEPLAFAEGEEPGIAFTAARRLIVEGAAQPSGYTEPLLHGLRREKKAEQAARV from the coding sequence ATGACCTCGTATCTCTCCCGCGCCGACCTCTCGGTCGCCGAACCCATCGCCGAGTTCGCCGAGTCCGCGCTTGCGGATGCAGGTCGCGACGCCGACGCGTTCTGGGCCGGGGCGAGTGCGCTCATCCACGACCTGGTGCCCCGCAACGCGGCCCTGCTGCGCAGGCGCGACGAACTGCAGCAGCGCATCGACGACTTCCACCGTGCGCACCCAGGGGTTCCCGACAAGGACGCCTACCGCGCCCTCCTGACCGAGATCGGGTATCTCGTGCCCGAGCCGGAGCAGGTCGCCGTGACGACCGAGAACGTCGACGCCGAGCTCGCGACGATGGCGGGTCCGCAGCTCGTCGTGCCGCTGCTCAACGCCCGCTTCGCGATCAATGCTGCGAATGCCCGCTGGGGCTCGCTGTACGACGCGTTGTACGGCACCGACGCGATCAGCCAGCAGGGCGAGCTCGCCCCCGGCACGGAGTTCAACTACACCCGTGCTGCCGAGGTGGTCGCCTGGGGGCGGGAGTTCCTCGACGAGATCGCCCCCTTGGACGAGGGCTCGCACAGCGACGCGACCGCCTACCGGGTGGACGCGGACGGGCTCGTCGTCGACACGGCGGGCGGCGAGCACCGCCTGCGCGATGCCTCGGGGTTCGTCGGCTTCGCAGGCGAGACGGATGCTCCCACCGCCGTACTGCTGGTCCACAACGGCCTGCACGCTGAGATCGTGATCGACCGCTCCGGCCGGATCGGCACGACGGATGCCGCGGGCGTCCAGGACATCATCCTCGAGTCCGCCGTCACCGCGATCCTCGACCTCGAGGACTCGGTCGCCGCGGTCGACGGTGACGACAAGGCCCTCGGCTACCGCAACTGGCGGGGCTTCATGGACGGCACCCTCAGCGAGACCGTCACAAAAGGCGGCCGCACGTTCACGCGCACCCTCGCCGCCGACCGCACGTACAACCGGGCCGACGGTTCGGAGGTCACGCTCCCGGGGCGCGCCCTCCTCTTCGTCCGCAACGTCGGCCACCTCATGCGCACCGACGCCGTGCTCGACCGCGACGGCGAGCCGATCTTCGAGGGCATCCTCGACGCGATCATGACTGCTCTCGGCACGCTCCCCGAGCTCGAGGGTCCGAACGCCGGGCGCAACTCGCGCACCGGCTCGATGTACATCGTCAAGCCCAAGATGCACGGCCCCGAGGAGGTCGCGTTCGCGGCCGAGCTGTTCGACCGCGTCGAGCAGCTGCTGGGACTGCCCGGCCGCACCATGAAGGTCGGGATCATGGACGAGGAGCGCCGCACCTCGGCGAACCTCGCCGCCGCGATCGCCGCGGCATCCGATCGGGTCGTGTTCATCAACACGGGCTTCCTCGATCGCACCGGAGACGAGATCCACACCTCGCTGCACGCGGGACCCTTCCTGCCGAAGGCCGCGATCAAGCAGCAGCCGTTCATGAAGGCGTACGAAGACCGCAACGTCGCGATCGGCGTCGCCTGCGGGCTCGACGGGCACGCCCAGATCGGCAAGGGCATGTGGGCCGAACCCGACCTCATGCACGACATGCTGCAGAAGAAGATCGCGCACCCCCAGTCGGGAGCATCCACCGCCTGGGTGCCCTCGCCGACCGCCGCGACCCTGCACGCCCTGCACTACCACCAGGTCGACCCGTTCGCGGTGCGCGCGACGCTCGCGCCTGTGGGCGACAGCGCGCTCGACGCCCTGCTCGTGCCGCCGCTGGCGGGTGAGGGAGATCTCACGCCCGAGATCGTCGCGGAGGAGATCGACAACAACGCACAGTCGATCCTCGGGTACGTCGTGCGCTGGATCGACCAGGGCATCGGCGTCTCGAAGGTGCCCGACATCAACGGCGTCGGCCTCATGGAGGATCGCGCGACGCTGCGCATCTCGAGCCAGCTGCTCGCCAACTGGCTGCAGCACGGCGTCATCACGCTCGACCAGGTCGATGAGAGTCTGCGTCGTCTCGCCGTGGTCGTCGACGAACAGAACGCGGGCGACCCGAACTACGAGCCACTGGCCTTCGCCGAGGGCGAAGAACCGGGCATCGCCTTCACCGCCGCCCGTCGCCTGATCGTCGAGGGGGCGGCGCAGCCCAGCGGCTACACCGAGCCGCTGCTGCACGGGCTTCGGCGGGAGAAGAAGGCCGAGCAGGCTGCTCGGGTCTGA